One Desulfurispora thermophila DSM 16022 DNA segment encodes these proteins:
- a CDS encoding OmpA/MotB family protein, translated as MSRRKKQAESAGNHERWLITYADMITLLLVLFIVLFTLSQIDVKKFQYLSASLNKAMGAGGMLLDAPGPSVVQGLAGKTQQDHMVGDQAKLNEVRQQLEKMVQQAGLSAKIHVSQEERGVVLSFQEQVLFRLGEAELTPAARALLKQVAPILQQTPNYLRVEGHTDNLPIHTARFPSNWELSAARATNVLRELSEVYGINPQRLSALAFGEYRPVLPNTSEANRQQNRRVDIVILSSKFSETEPGYKLKNVSSNGEAKSSSGR; from the coding sequence TTGAGTAGAAGGAAAAAGCAGGCGGAAAGTGCGGGTAACCATGAGCGCTGGCTGATCACTTATGCCGACATGATTACACTGTTGCTGGTCTTGTTTATCGTGTTGTTCACACTCAGTCAGATTGATGTAAAAAAGTTTCAGTACTTGTCGGCTTCCTTGAATAAGGCCATGGGAGCCGGCGGGATGTTGCTGGACGCTCCTGGTCCTTCCGTGGTGCAGGGTCTGGCAGGAAAAACTCAGCAGGACCACATGGTGGGTGACCAGGCCAAACTGAATGAAGTTAGGCAGCAGTTGGAGAAGATGGTGCAGCAGGCCGGCCTGAGTGCCAAGATCCACGTCAGCCAGGAAGAGCGGGGGGTGGTACTTTCTTTCCAGGAACAGGTTCTGTTTCGCCTTGGCGAAGCTGAACTGACCCCGGCTGCCAGGGCGCTTTTGAAACAGGTGGCTCCCATCTTGCAGCAAACCCCCAACTATCTGCGCGTGGAAGGACATACCGACAATTTGCCCATTCATACGGCTCGTTTTCCTTCCAACTGGGAACTTTCCGCAGCCCGGGCCACCAACGTTTTACGGGAGCTGAGCGAGGTTTACGGTATCAATCCACAACGATTGTCCGCGCTGGCTTTTGGTGAATACCGCCCCGTGCTGCCCAATACTTCGGAAGCCAACCGGCAGCAAAACCGGCGGGTGGATATAGTAATTCTGAGCAGTAAGTTCAGTGAGACCGAGCCGGGTTACAAATTAAAAAATGTTTCGAGTAATGGCGAAGCAAAGTCTTCCTCCGGCAGGTAA
- a CDS encoding response regulator transcription factor: protein MREKILVVDDDVTSLELLRLRLSKEGYEVYTVQSGEEALQLCRQNMPDLVLLDLMMPGMDGFETCRRLKNLKEELAVIMLTASTDDVDKVVGFKLGIDDYQTKPYNFTELVLRIKAVLRRTRNSGRAEAASVLEYPGLVIDRGRRSVTVKSQQVELTPREFDLLWLLASHPNQVFSKQQLLDKLWDGAYFGDDNTVNVHIRRLREKIEENPSKPVYVKTVWGVGYKFDLPQ, encoded by the coding sequence GTGCGGGAAAAAATACTGGTTGTGGATGACGATGTCACCAGCCTGGAGCTCCTGCGCTTGCGCCTGAGCAAGGAGGGATATGAAGTTTACACGGTACAGAGCGGGGAGGAGGCCCTGCAGTTGTGCCGGCAAAACATGCCCGATCTGGTGCTTCTGGATCTGATGATGCCGGGCATGGACGGGTTTGAAACATGTCGCCGCTTGAAAAACTTGAAGGAAGAGCTGGCTGTGATCATGCTCACTGCCAGCACCGACGATGTAGACAAAGTGGTGGGCTTTAAGCTGGGCATTGATGACTATCAGACCAAGCCTTACAATTTTACAGAACTGGTGCTGCGCATCAAGGCTGTGCTGCGCCGTACCAGAAATAGTGGTAGGGCCGAGGCCGCCAGTGTGCTGGAATATCCGGGTTTGGTGATTGACCGGGGGAGAAGGTCGGTTACAGTCAAATCCCAGCAGGTGGAGTTGACGCCGCGGGAGTTTGACCTGTTGTGGCTGTTGGCTTCCCACCCCAACCAGGTGTTTTCCAAACAACAGCTGTTGGACAAACTGTGGGACGGTGCCTATTTCGGTGACGACAATACAGTGAACGTGCATATCCGGCGTTTGCGGGAAAAAATAGAGGAGAACCCTTCCAAACCGGTGTATGTAAAAACTGTATGGGGTGTGGGTTACAAGTTCGACCTGCCGCAATAG
- a CDS encoding long-chain fatty acid--CoA ligase translates to MMNYPLLIKKCILERAKNIYPKKEIVSRDYNGMFRYNYGQFYERVCRLGSALQKLGVQRGDRIGTLAWNNHRHLELYFAVPCSGAILHTLNLRLFTEQLIYVINHAADSYIFVDIDLVPLLENIQDKLTSVKGYIIMSPETTLPSTKLNPVYSYEQLISEGDSSFQFPDDLDENTPASMCYTTATTGNPKGVVYTHRSIVLHSFSECMVDSLAVSEAEVVLPVVPMFHVNAWGLPFSCTMVGAKQVFPGARPDAKVLCQLFQDEKVTATGGVPTIWMAVLAELEREQYDLSSLKTIVNGGSALPRAILEGYRKKLGIDIIHAYGMTETSPLVLYNYTKSYLKDLPEEDYIKLKLKQGLLVPGLEMRVVNDQGEDVPWDGKTMGELLLRGPWIAGYYYNEPERSRENIVDGWLHTNDIATVDEEGYVQIADRTKDLIKSGGEWISSVDLENAIMSHPAVAEAAVIAMPHPRWDERPLACVVLKPGTSATEEDIIKYLSDKVAKWWLPDKVLFIDEIPKTSVGKFDKKVLRAKYATPV, encoded by the coding sequence ATGATGAACTATCCCCTCCTGATTAAAAAATGCATTCTGGAAAGGGCTAAAAACATCTATCCCAAAAAGGAAATTGTATCCCGTGATTATAACGGCATGTTTCGTTACAATTACGGTCAATTTTATGAAAGAGTTTGCCGGCTGGGCAGCGCCCTGCAAAAACTGGGTGTACAACGAGGGGACCGCATTGGTACCCTGGCCTGGAACAACCACCGTCACCTGGAGCTGTACTTTGCCGTACCCTGCTCGGGTGCCATCCTGCACACTCTTAACCTGCGCCTGTTCACAGAACAATTGATTTATGTAATCAACCATGCCGCCGACAGTTATATCTTTGTAGACATCGACCTGGTGCCATTGCTGGAAAACATCCAGGACAAGCTGACCAGTGTAAAAGGATACATAATTATGAGCCCGGAAACCACACTGCCCTCGACCAAACTCAACCCGGTATACAGCTACGAGCAACTGATCAGCGAAGGAGATAGCAGCTTCCAGTTCCCGGACGATCTGGACGAAAACACTCCAGCCTCCATGTGCTACACCACGGCTACTACTGGCAACCCCAAGGGGGTAGTCTACACCCACCGCTCTATTGTGCTGCACTCCTTCTCCGAGTGCATGGTGGATTCCCTGGCCGTATCGGAAGCCGAAGTTGTACTGCCGGTAGTGCCCATGTTCCACGTCAATGCCTGGGGCCTGCCTTTTTCCTGCACCATGGTGGGTGCGAAACAGGTTTTTCCCGGAGCCCGACCCGATGCCAAAGTGCTCTGCCAGCTCTTCCAGGACGAAAAAGTTACCGCCACCGGTGGTGTGCCCACCATCTGGATGGCCGTACTGGCTGAACTGGAAAGAGAACAATATGATTTAAGCAGTCTGAAGACAATTGTCAACGGTGGTTCAGCTCTGCCCCGCGCCATACTGGAAGGCTACCGCAAAAAACTGGGCATTGACATTATCCACGCCTACGGCATGACGGAAACCTCCCCGCTGGTGCTCTACAACTACACCAAGAGCTACCTGAAGGATCTGCCCGAAGAGGATTACATCAAGCTGAAGCTCAAACAGGGACTGCTGGTACCCGGTCTGGAAATGCGCGTTGTCAACGACCAAGGGGAAGATGTGCCGTGGGACGGTAAAACCATGGGCGAATTGCTACTGCGCGGGCCATGGATTGCCGGATACTACTACAACGAACCCGAACGCAGCAGGGAAAACATAGTGGACGGATGGCTGCACACCAATGACATAGCCACAGTTGATGAAGAAGGCTATGTGCAAATAGCAGACCGCACCAAAGACCTGATCAAGAGCGGCGGCGAGTGGATTTCTTCGGTTGACCTGGAGAACGCCATCATGTCGCACCCGGCAGTAGCCGAAGCCGCCGTTATCGCCATGCCCCACCCGCGCTGGGACGAGCGCCCGCTGGCCTGCGTGGTTTTAAAACCCGGTACCAGCGCCACCGAGGAGGATATTATCAAATATCTTTCCGACAAAGTAGCCAAGTGGTGGTTGCCCGACAAGGTGTTGTTCATTGATGAAATACCCAAGACATCGGTAGGCAAATTTGACAAGAAAGTGCTGCGAGCCAAGTATGCGACCCCGGTTTAG
- a CDS encoding mechanosensitive ion channel family protein, which produces MAELLKSWNIDYAVLLQRSWLALLVLLATFVLIKVTGRLLDWFLERLDSGENAPEQNYLRRDFLKSLGVLLKALLFYGGYFGAVLIILEIFHVSLISPQDLKELGLKVLKVIGIIIGARLAVRLGKTVIGQVFARHELHQSFMQKRRAQTLQVLLQSLVTYVLFFVAFIMILQVFGVNTSAILASAGILGLAVGFGAQSLVKDVISGFFILFEDQFSVGDYVETAGVVGVVEEMGLRSCKIRSWTGQLHIVPNGEISKVTNYNRGHMLAVVVVGIAYEADIDRALEVLRQAGEKAKAELPDIVETPVVQGVVDLADSAVNIRVVAATRAGQQWEIERQLRRRFKLALEEAGIEIPYPRRVIYQR; this is translated from the coding sequence GTGGCGGAATTGCTTAAAAGCTGGAACATAGATTATGCTGTCTTGCTGCAACGTTCCTGGCTGGCTTTGCTCGTGCTGCTGGCCACCTTTGTTTTGATCAAGGTGACCGGCCGGTTGCTGGACTGGTTCCTGGAAAGGCTGGACAGCGGGGAAAATGCGCCGGAGCAAAATTATCTGCGGCGGGATTTTTTAAAGTCCCTGGGTGTTTTGCTAAAAGCGCTGCTCTTCTACGGGGGATATTTTGGGGCGGTGCTGATTATCCTGGAAATTTTTCATGTTTCGTTGATATCGCCTCAGGACTTAAAGGAATTGGGACTAAAAGTTTTAAAAGTTATTGGTATTATTATCGGGGCCAGGCTGGCGGTGCGCCTGGGCAAAACTGTAATCGGCCAGGTCTTTGCCCGCCACGAACTGCACCAGAGTTTTATGCAAAAACGCCGGGCCCAGACCCTGCAGGTGTTGCTGCAAAGCCTGGTCACCTATGTGCTCTTTTTCGTGGCTTTTATTATGATTCTCCAGGTGTTCGGTGTGAACACCAGTGCTATCCTGGCCAGCGCCGGCATACTGGGGCTGGCGGTGGGGTTTGGAGCCCAGAGCCTGGTGAAGGACGTGATCAGCGGCTTTTTCATTTTGTTTGAGGATCAGTTTTCGGTGGGAGATTATGTGGAAACGGCCGGTGTGGTGGGAGTGGTGGAAGAGATGGGTTTGCGCAGTTGCAAGATCCGCTCCTGGACCGGGCAGTTGCATATTGTGCCCAACGGAGAAATTAGCAAGGTCACCAACTACAACCGGGGCCACATGCTGGCCGTGGTGGTTGTGGGAATAGCCTACGAAGCCGATATAGACCGGGCCCTGGAGGTTTTGCGCCAGGCCGGTGAAAAGGCCAAAGCGGAGCTACCGGACATCGTGGAGACTCCGGTGGTGCAGGGTGTAGTGGACCTGGCCGACAGTGCGGTGAACATCCGGGTGGTGGCCGCCACGCGGGCCGGGCAACAGTGGGAGATAGAGAGACAGCTGAGACGCCGGTTTAAGCTGGCGCTGGAGGAAGCCGGCATAGAGATCCCCTACCCGCGGCGGGTTATTTACCAGCGTTAG
- a CDS encoding DVU0298 family protein has protein sequence MAGLQRSKIMDLLAQKQFSQIVHLDEKPKNIIKILLSLLYERDKLISWRAVQTLGLVVAQRVGDQTEIARDVIRRLLWSLNDESGGTGWYAPQAMGAVIATGPESLAEYIPIMFSFIDDPRLTVGVLWGMAVVARERPDLVQQYTDEIVPFLAKPDGQVRAHAWWALYCIDPQLVQQVDVSTLDGEIYWQGEMVAPLWLKQEF, from the coding sequence TTGGCCGGATTGCAAAGGAGCAAGATAATGGACCTGCTGGCACAAAAACAATTCTCCCAAATTGTGCACCTTGATGAGAAGCCCAAAAATATCATTAAAATATTACTCAGTTTACTCTATGAACGGGATAAGTTGATCAGCTGGCGGGCCGTCCAGACTCTGGGCCTGGTGGTGGCGCAGCGGGTGGGGGATCAGACCGAAATAGCGCGGGATGTAATCCGCCGCCTGCTCTGGTCGCTGAATGACGAGTCCGGCGGTACGGGGTGGTATGCCCCGCAGGCTATGGGGGCGGTAATCGCTACCGGACCGGAATCTCTGGCCGAGTATATCCCGATCATGTTTTCCTTTATTGATGATCCACGTCTGACGGTGGGGGTGTTGTGGGGGATGGCGGTAGTGGCCAGAGAAAGGCCCGACCTGGTGCAGCAGTACACCGATGAGATAGTGCCTTTTTTGGCAAAGCCGGATGGGCAGGTCAGGGCCCACGCCTGGTGGGCACTTTACTGCATTGATCCGCAGCTGGTGCAGCAGGTGGACGTGAGCACTTTGGATGGAGAGATATACTGGCAGGGCGAGATGGTCGCTCCCCTTTGGCTTAAACAGGAGTTTTAA